The Hyphomicrobium sp. MC1 genome window below encodes:
- a CDS encoding glycosyltransferase produces MSAAAGMGYADALLPALIVALLATAILPWVNRNNTIIRTCAILFGIALGWRYMSWRIFDTLPSADNPVNFTTGVIFTAVEALTMIGATISQLFLTRTRNRSGDADRNVPRLLALHEPPKVDVLICTYNEDESILERTIIGTLALTYPNFRVWVCDDGRRAWLKALCEHHGVGYITREENSHAKAGNINAALKKLAKLDEKPDFVSILDADFVPLPSFLTRAVSLALDADVGVVQTPQHFFNPDPVQSNLALTRVWPDEQRFFFDIVMASKDAWNAAFCCGTSSVIRFDALQRIGGFPTDSVTEDYLLSLRLREKGFRTVYLNEALSLGLAPEGLAEYSGQRSRWALGFVQICRGPSGPLRLGNKLPIVDRIMLCETFLHWSATHLFRLLGVIVPALYLLFGIEAVHANVIDAIWYLAPFLVAQWAIFTWLTEGRVLPLMTDLYQMLCSMDVLKAVVSGLVKPKGQKFKVTAKGGDRSRHFVQWPLLRIFGTLLVVTMLGIAHAFLMDQSRPLAESSAIALFWSWYNIVVLTLCCYVCSEQQQRRTGQRFEMDLPVRLSAKTSSAVYRASDISVSGMHLLGNAPLPIGSTVNAHFAGIDVDAHIRRSTANGFGLEFELTEQTKAQVLQLIFSGKASTAVTQIKPHLVAKALAARVFR; encoded by the coding sequence ATGAGCGCTGCCGCAGGAATGGGATATGCCGACGCGCTGTTGCCGGCGCTGATTGTTGCCCTACTGGCGACAGCCATCCTGCCGTGGGTCAATCGCAACAACACGATCATTCGCACCTGCGCCATTCTCTTCGGCATCGCACTTGGCTGGCGATATATGTCATGGCGCATTTTCGATACCCTTCCCTCAGCAGACAATCCCGTCAATTTCACCACCGGCGTGATTTTCACAGCCGTCGAAGCGTTGACAATGATCGGCGCGACCATCTCGCAATTGTTCCTGACGCGCACCCGCAACCGCTCTGGCGACGCCGATCGCAACGTCCCGCGCCTGCTAGCCCTGCACGAGCCGCCTAAAGTCGACGTCCTGATCTGCACCTATAACGAAGACGAAAGCATTCTCGAGCGCACCATCATCGGCACGCTCGCGTTGACGTATCCGAATTTCCGCGTCTGGGTTTGCGACGACGGACGCCGGGCCTGGCTGAAAGCGCTCTGCGAGCATCATGGCGTCGGCTACATCACCCGCGAAGAAAATTCCCACGCCAAAGCCGGCAACATCAACGCCGCGCTGAAAAAGCTCGCCAAGCTCGATGAAAAGCCCGACTTCGTATCGATCCTGGATGCGGATTTCGTACCACTGCCCTCATTTCTGACACGCGCTGTATCGCTGGCGCTCGATGCCGACGTCGGCGTCGTCCAGACGCCCCAGCATTTCTTCAATCCCGACCCGGTGCAAAGCAATCTCGCGCTAACGCGCGTCTGGCCGGATGAGCAGCGCTTTTTCTTCGATATCGTCATGGCCTCGAAGGACGCCTGGAACGCCGCCTTCTGCTGCGGCACGTCCTCAGTCATTCGCTTCGACGCACTGCAACGCATTGGTGGCTTTCCGACCGATTCCGTCACCGAGGATTATCTCCTCTCTCTCCGCTTGCGCGAAAAGGGCTTCCGGACCGTCTACTTGAACGAAGCCCTGTCACTGGGCTTAGCACCCGAGGGCCTCGCCGAATATAGCGGCCAGCGCAGCCGCTGGGCCTTGGGTTTCGTTCAAATCTGCCGCGGCCCGAGCGGACCGCTACGCCTCGGGAACAAATTGCCGATCGTCGATCGCATCATGCTCTGCGAGACGTTCCTACATTGGTCGGCGACCCACCTTTTTCGACTTCTCGGTGTGATTGTGCCGGCTCTCTATCTGCTGTTTGGGATAGAGGCCGTCCACGCAAACGTCATTGATGCGATCTGGTATCTGGCGCCGTTCCTCGTCGCGCAGTGGGCGATCTTCACGTGGTTGACGGAAGGCCGCGTGCTGCCGCTGATGACGGACCTCTATCAGATGCTCTGTTCCATGGACGTCTTGAAAGCTGTCGTCTCCGGCCTCGTCAAGCCGAAAGGCCAGAAATTCAAAGTCACGGCAAAGGGCGGCGATCGCAGCCGGCATTTCGTCCAGTGGCCGCTGCTGCGCATCTTCGGCACGCTCCTCGTCGTTACGATGCTCGGCATTGCCCACGCGTTTCTTATGGATCAATCACGCCCGCTTGCAGAGTCGAGCGCCATCGCTCTTTTCTGGAGCTGGTATAACATCGTCGTGCTCACGCTCTGCTGCTACGTCTGTAGCGAGCAGCAACAGCGGCGCACTGGTCAGCGCTTCGAAATGGACCTTCCTGTCAGGTTGTCGGCGAAAACTTCGAGCGCCGTCTATCGCGCATCCGATATATCTGTGAGCGGAATGCATCTTCTCGGCAATGCGCCGCTTCCGATCGGTAGTACCGTCAACGCCCACTTCGCCGGCATCGACGTCGACGCCCACATCCGCCGATCGACGGCAAACGGCTTCGGACTGGAATTCGAGCTGACGGAGCAAACCAAAGCTCAGGTCCTTCAGCTCATCTTTTCAGGCAAAGCGTCGACGGCCGTTACCCAAATCAAGCCGCACCTCGTCGCCAAGGCGCTCGCCGCGCGCGTGTTCAGGTAG
- a CDS encoding DUF2165 family protein, which yields MLTTRYAKIMMCFVLGLFCLLVAFNNITDYGTNYVFVQHVLSMDTTPTASALKYRAIAEPLLWQIAYAAIITAEALTGILFVAGATALWRARRASAETFNDAKRYAVAASTLAFLIWFFGFMVVGGEWFAMWESPAWNGQQAAFRFYVSVLAVLIFVNQSDRDLP from the coding sequence ATGCTAACGACGCGATACGCGAAAATTATGATGTGTTTCGTGCTGGGCCTGTTTTGCCTGCTGGTCGCATTCAACAACATCACGGACTACGGAACGAATTATGTGTTTGTGCAGCACGTTCTAAGCATGGACACGACACCGACTGCCAGCGCTCTCAAGTATCGGGCGATAGCAGAACCGCTGCTTTGGCAGATCGCGTATGCCGCCATCATCACGGCCGAGGCGTTGACCGGTATTTTGTTCGTTGCGGGGGCGACGGCGTTGTGGCGTGCGCGTCGCGCCTCTGCCGAAACATTCAATGACGCGAAACGCTATGCTGTTGCTGCGTCCACGCTAGCGTTTCTGATCTGGTTCTTCGGCTTCATGGTGGTGGGCGGCGAGTGGTTTGCGATGTGGGAGTCGCCGGCTTGGAACGGTCAGCAGGCGGCTTTTCGGTTTTATGTCTCCGTGCTCGCCGTCTTGATCTTCGTGAATCAATCCGATCGCGATCTTCCCTGA
- a CDS encoding HlyD family secretion protein, with amino-acid sequence MSSQPVERRTAFARGAKIRAVQPPPPELPSAEQTDAETLADDKFTATAQLAYLESVVNEWQAPNAAPPPAADAEPPADTPPKLSSRPAVRSMTLLKSLVAVAVAIALGWFPVQRLLATTSAEAVVNARIITIRAPIEGEVTMAQNGTDIGSPFRADQNILTIRNTRADSVHLTNLQRDRDQLRTNIGALEAKKNLLRSSLEELNAQQERFRLGRIAQLEQRVREADANIASAQAQYAVASEALKRAAALRKTDAASQAFLDKAQGEAHVTEQAIQAQIEHKKGILVELNAAKNGTYVGDSYNDTPQSAQRKMEVSLELSDVQARLDGSQIQFAAIDASIAAEQARQAELAKADIHASVNGRVWEMLTAPGEHVNAGQDLMKLLDCGSAIVTASVSETAYERLSIGQPATFTPRDGGPELHGIVVGLNGLAAVESNTAIQQSALSREPYHVSLKFPELSKSFDCRVGRSGLVKFADGGSVFAGSLY; translated from the coding sequence ATGTCCTCCCAACCCGTCGAACGCCGAACCGCATTTGCCCGCGGCGCGAAGATCCGCGCCGTACAGCCGCCGCCGCCGGAGCTTCCGAGCGCTGAGCAAACAGACGCCGAGACCCTGGCCGACGATAAATTTACGGCAACCGCTCAACTCGCGTATCTCGAGTCAGTCGTAAACGAATGGCAAGCGCCAAACGCCGCGCCGCCTCCTGCAGCAGATGCTGAGCCACCCGCTGACACGCCTCCGAAGCTGTCGTCGCGCCCCGCCGTCAGGTCGATGACTCTACTGAAATCTCTCGTTGCCGTCGCAGTCGCGATCGCGCTCGGATGGTTCCCTGTTCAGCGCCTTCTTGCCACGACCAGCGCCGAAGCCGTCGTGAACGCCCGCATCATCACGATAAGGGCGCCGATCGAAGGTGAAGTAACGATGGCGCAAAACGGCACGGATATAGGCAGTCCTTTTCGCGCCGATCAGAATATCCTGACGATCCGCAACACCCGCGCCGATTCAGTACATCTGACGAACCTGCAGCGGGATCGAGACCAACTGCGCACGAACATTGGCGCGCTCGAAGCTAAGAAAAATCTGCTTCGCAGCAGCCTGGAAGAACTCAATGCCCAGCAAGAGCGATTTCGCCTCGGGCGCATCGCTCAGCTAGAGCAGCGCGTACGGGAAGCAGATGCCAATATCGCTTCGGCACAGGCCCAATACGCGGTTGCTTCCGAAGCGCTGAAACGAGCAGCTGCATTGCGAAAGACCGACGCCGCCAGCCAAGCGTTCCTCGATAAGGCCCAGGGCGAAGCTCATGTAACTGAGCAAGCCATCCAGGCGCAAATCGAGCACAAGAAGGGCATTCTCGTCGAACTTAATGCCGCAAAAAATGGAACCTACGTCGGCGACAGCTATAACGACACACCGCAATCGGCGCAGCGTAAAATGGAAGTTTCCCTTGAACTTTCCGACGTTCAGGCTCGCCTCGATGGCAGTCAAATTCAGTTCGCCGCTATAGACGCTTCGATTGCCGCCGAACAAGCCCGTCAGGCGGAATTGGCGAAAGCCGATATTCACGCCAGCGTCAATGGACGGGTCTGGGAAATGCTCACCGCCCCGGGCGAGCACGTCAATGCCGGACAGGATTTGATGAAGCTCCTCGATTGCGGAAGCGCCATCGTCACTGCCAGCGTCAGCGAGACGGCCTACGAGCGCCTCTCGATCGGCCAACCGGCGACGTTTACGCCCCGCGATGGCGGCCCTGAGTTGCATGGCATCGTGGTCGGCTTGAATGGTCTCGCTGCAGTCGAGTCCAATACTGCAATCCAGCAGAGCGCCCTCTCGCGCGAGCCCTATCACGTCAGCCTCAAGTTTCCAGAACTGTCGAAGAGCTTCGATTGCAGGGTTGGCCGATCTGGCCTCGTCAAGTTCGCCGACGGCGGCAGCGTCTTCGCTGGCAGCCTCTACTGA
- the crcB gene encoding fluoride efflux transporter CrcB — MNFTTCLVVMFGGAIGTLCRYAGSYLALPISGTLPWGTILINIAGSFIIGFFGTLTLAHGRYPVSEEFRLFVMVGICGGFTTFSSFSLQTLDLLRSGAIGRAAINIGLSVVLCILAVAAGHFVAAYFNGGATEIAQTTLEEDA; from the coding sequence ATGAATTTCACGACATGTCTTGTCGTTATGTTCGGCGGAGCTATCGGGACTTTGTGTCGGTATGCCGGGTCATATCTTGCCCTTCCGATCAGCGGCACGCTGCCGTGGGGCACGATCCTTATCAATATCGCCGGGTCATTTATCATAGGCTTTTTCGGCACGCTGACCCTGGCGCATGGGCGTTATCCGGTCAGCGAAGAATTCCGCCTGTTCGTGATGGTGGGGATTTGCGGGGGCTTTACAACTTTTTCGTCATTCAGTCTGCAGACGCTCGATCTCCTCCGCTCGGGCGCTATCGGGCGCGCCGCGATCAACATTGGGTTGTCCGTCGTGCTTTGCATCCTGGCCGTGGCGGCAGGACACTTCGTCGCCGCCTACTTCAACGGCGGCGCAACGGAAATTGCACAGACGACATTGGAAGAAGACGCCTAG
- a CDS encoding ABC transporter ATP-binding protein/permease yields MGNDTRSRLSAVWQLTTPYFFSKDPGVVRISSRLKFTVAERWIGGSLLLVVLAIEFGQVGLSVLLNSWNAEFYNALQTKNVGAFWHQLAIFSVIAAAFIISSVYQLYLNQWLQIRWRRWMTERYVHRWLQNSTHYRMRLHGETADNPDQRIAEDIALYIGRTLSLGIGFLSSITSLVSFSIILWGISAEVPLQIAGYHIGAHGYLVWLAAIFALVASVGAHLIGRTLASLNFSRQRREADFRFGLVHLRENSEQIALLRGENAERNILRDRFSDIVTNWHDIMRRQKFLTFFTTGYNQIAVVLPFLIMAPHYFAGAIMLGVMTQTAGAFGQVQSSMSFFVNSYTDLAEWIAVVDRLSGFSDQMQLASTASETSAVSMGTTNANGVLSLAGISLATPGGKKLLNSVNLNIEPGESVLLMAPSGAGKTTLLRTILGYWPHATGEILTRSGARLLALPQKPYFPLGSLHSVLTYPATEAQPSDEEISDILKLTGLEHLEPSLNVVDRWNNILSVGEQQRIALARAILLRPDILFLDEATSALDEAAEARVLTAIRNKLPDTAIVSIGHRSSLLQLHDRVVHVSASASDEEQALAVPPKSAAAAE; encoded by the coding sequence ATGGGAAATGATACGCGCTCGCGCCTGAGCGCGGTTTGGCAACTGACGACGCCCTACTTCTTCTCGAAAGATCCGGGTGTCGTTCGCATTAGCTCCCGACTGAAATTCACCGTTGCGGAACGCTGGATCGGCGGCAGCCTTCTCTTAGTCGTCCTGGCCATCGAATTCGGCCAGGTTGGGCTGTCCGTCCTGCTCAACAGCTGGAACGCCGAGTTCTACAACGCGCTTCAGACGAAAAACGTCGGCGCCTTCTGGCACCAGCTCGCCATATTCTCGGTGATCGCCGCGGCCTTCATCATCTCGTCGGTTTATCAGCTCTATCTCAATCAATGGCTGCAGATCCGGTGGCGGCGCTGGATGACGGAGCGCTATGTTCACCGCTGGCTCCAGAACAGCACCCACTACCGCATGCGTCTTCACGGCGAGACAGCCGACAACCCCGACCAGCGTATCGCTGAGGACATCGCGCTTTATATCGGACGAACACTCTCCCTCGGCATCGGCTTCCTGTCGTCGATCACGAGCCTCGTTTCATTCAGCATCATCCTGTGGGGAATTTCAGCCGAAGTCCCGCTGCAGATCGCCGGATATCACATCGGCGCCCATGGTTATCTCGTCTGGCTCGCAGCCATATTCGCGCTCGTGGCCAGCGTCGGTGCGCATCTCATCGGCCGCACATTGGCGAGCCTCAACTTTAGTCGCCAGCGGCGCGAAGCCGATTTTCGCTTCGGCTTGGTGCACCTTCGCGAGAACTCCGAACAGATCGCATTGCTGCGCGGCGAGAACGCAGAGCGTAATATCCTGCGCGATCGTTTCTCCGATATCGTCACCAACTGGCACGACATCATGCGGCGCCAGAAATTTCTGACGTTCTTCACGACTGGATACAATCAGATCGCTGTCGTGCTGCCGTTTCTCATCATGGCCCCGCATTACTTCGCAGGCGCAATCATGCTCGGCGTCATGACTCAAACGGCGGGCGCGTTCGGCCAGGTGCAATCGTCGATGTCGTTCTTCGTCAATTCCTATACCGACTTGGCGGAATGGATCGCCGTCGTCGACCGGCTTTCCGGCTTCTCCGATCAGATGCAGCTCGCCTCGACCGCGAGCGAGACATCCGCTGTCTCGATGGGCACGACGAATGCCAACGGGGTGCTGAGCCTTGCCGGCATTTCGCTTGCGACGCCCGGCGGCAAGAAGCTGTTGAACTCGGTGAATCTCAATATCGAACCGGGCGAGTCGGTGCTCCTGATGGCTCCATCAGGCGCCGGCAAGACAACGTTGCTGCGCACCATTCTTGGCTACTGGCCCCACGCGACGGGCGAGATCCTCACCAGATCCGGCGCCCGCCTCCTCGCGCTGCCGCAAAAGCCCTATTTCCCGCTGGGCTCCCTCCATAGCGTGCTCACCTACCCAGCGACGGAAGCCCAACCGTCGGACGAAGAAATCTCCGACATCCTAAAACTTACGGGCCTCGAACACCTGGAGCCATCTCTTAACGTCGTCGATCGCTGGAACAATATCCTCTCAGTCGGCGAGCAGCAGCGCATCGCGCTTGCACGCGCCATTCTGCTCCGTCCGGATATCCTTTTCCTCGATGAGGCAACGTCTGCGCTCGACGAGGCCGCCGAGGCGCGCGTCCTGACCGCGATACGAAACAAGCTGCCCGATACGGCCATTGTTTCCATCGGCCATCGCTCGTCGCTGCTGCAGCTTCACGACCGCGTCGTTCACGTCTCCGCAAGCGCGAGCGATGAAGAGCAGGCGCTAGCGGTACCGCCAAAGAGCGCTGCCGCCGCAGAGTAA
- a CDS encoding polyamine ABC transporter substrate-binding protein, whose translation MRRLGLLASCAIALSLVAASPAANAISTEDKNVNIYFWYDYVSPDVIKDFEKQTDDKVVYDTFESTEMMTTKVLTGKTGYDIVLPTASSIGRLIQAGALQKLDKSKLAVLKDFNPDIMKFVATEDPGNQYGVPYAYGTTGIMYNPALIEKRMKNAPVNSLDIIFKPELAAKFQDCGIAMIDSPEGVMSITLNYLGFDPFTTDKAELEKASKLLDSIRPYIRHFKTGAIINDLAQGDVCLALGWSGDAYIAAGRAADAKKGVEVRYSIPKEGTEIFADMITLPADAPHPENAYAFINFLLASKNIATFTNNYWYPNANTAATEFVTADIKSDPNIYPPKDMMAKLFAARPRDPKSLRDINRIWTRFMTGE comes from the coding sequence ATGCGTCGGCTCGGCCTGCTCGCATCTTGTGCAATTGCACTTTCTCTGGTCGCAGCTTCGCCTGCGGCAAATGCCATTTCGACCGAAGACAAGAACGTCAACATTTACTTCTGGTACGACTACGTCTCGCCGGACGTGATCAAGGACTTCGAGAAGCAAACCGACGACAAGGTCGTTTACGACACGTTCGAGTCGACGGAAATGATGACGACAAAGGTCCTGACCGGAAAAACCGGTTACGACATCGTCCTGCCGACCGCCTCGTCAATCGGCCGGCTCATCCAGGCAGGCGCGCTCCAGAAGCTCGACAAGAGCAAGCTCGCCGTACTGAAAGACTTTAATCCCGACATCATGAAGTTCGTCGCGACTGAAGATCCCGGCAATCAATACGGTGTGCCCTACGCTTATGGAACCACCGGCATCATGTATAATCCGGCATTGATCGAGAAGCGCATGAAGAACGCGCCGGTCAACAGCCTGGACATTATCTTCAAGCCCGAGCTTGCAGCGAAATTTCAAGACTGCGGCATCGCCATGATCGACTCGCCTGAAGGCGTCATGTCGATTACGCTCAACTATCTCGGCTTCGATCCGTTTACGACCGACAAAGCCGAACTCGAAAAGGCGAGCAAGTTGCTCGACTCCATTCGCCCCTATATCCGTCACTTCAAAACCGGCGCAATCATCAACGACCTCGCCCAGGGCGACGTCTGCCTGGCGCTCGGCTGGAGTGGCGACGCTTATATCGCTGCAGGCCGCGCCGCCGACGCCAAGAAAGGCGTCGAGGTGCGCTATTCGATCCCGAAAGAAGGCACCGAAATCTTCGCTGACATGATCACGCTTCCCGCCGACGCGCCGCATCCCGAGAACGCTTATGCGTTCATCAATTTTCTTCTGGCGTCGAAGAACATCGCGACATTCACTAACAACTATTGGTATCCGAACGCGAACACCGCCGCGACGGAGTTCGTCACCGCGGACATCAAGTCGGATCCGAACATCTATCCGCCCAAGGACATGATGGCCAAGCTCTTTGCCGCCCGCCCCCGCGATCCGAAATCGCTCCGCGACATCAATCGCATCTGGACGCGCTTCATGACCGGCGAATAA
- a CDS encoding molybdopterin-dependent oxidoreductase, protein MATQAIVKTTCPRDCYDACGMIVKMASDGAVSVVGDPDHDMSRGKLCGKCSIAYNGVWRSKTDRLTTPLKRVGPKGSGQFAEVSWDDAISEIAQRLQSIIATDGGQAILQTHYTGTCSLIAGLFPLRFFNRIGATEVDPDTVCNKAGHVALQLAFGESTRGFDPRTVSSSKCVLIWGANPSASAPHVHEHWVARSGVPTIVVDPIRHATAEAADIHLQLFPGTDAALAFAMLAVIKSAGKLDRDFLARHCIGWDDIEPQLDACTLSWAEATTGVPASLIEKAALLYADGPSLLWMGQGFQRQTFGGNAMRSVGLLPPATGNIGKLGAGFLYLNGWDARGVDGGYLSASHLNADPQSVSHMDLAARLESGETKALFTWNNNIAASSPEQARLRQALRREDLLQVTVDLFQTDTADYADFVLPAASFLEFDDVVMSYFTHSVSAQVAALPPLGDALPNQEIFRRLAAAMGLTDPELRETDGVIIETILSQARPGLDFKTLAAAGTMYVPEDPNVQFASHDYRTPSGKIEMTGAQFVEAGLPSAPAPLSERRPALGEYRMLSPASEWLMNSSYANDGKIARRLQMCEAWLNPSDAETIGVESGNRLQVSSKTGSIELSVGISSAVPAGVLLAPKGQWPKASASGANINVLNPGEKADLAQSCAVHSINVTLAKSQIAT, encoded by the coding sequence ATGGCAACGCAGGCAATCGTCAAGACAACGTGTCCCCGGGACTGTTACGACGCGTGCGGCATGATCGTAAAAATGGCGAGCGACGGCGCGGTCTCGGTTGTCGGCGATCCCGATCACGACATGAGTCGCGGCAAGCTTTGCGGCAAGTGCTCGATTGCCTACAACGGCGTGTGGCGCAGCAAGACGGATCGGCTTACGACTCCGTTGAAGCGTGTCGGCCCGAAAGGATCGGGACAGTTTGCCGAGGTCTCCTGGGATGATGCCATATCGGAGATCGCGCAACGGCTGCAGAGCATTATCGCGACCGACGGCGGCCAAGCCATCCTGCAGACCCATTACACTGGAACGTGCTCGCTGATCGCCGGGCTGTTTCCGCTGCGTTTCTTCAATCGCATCGGAGCGACTGAAGTCGACCCTGACACGGTCTGCAACAAGGCGGGCCACGTCGCGCTTCAACTCGCATTCGGGGAATCGACCCGCGGGTTCGACCCACGCACGGTCAGTTCCAGCAAGTGCGTCTTGATCTGGGGGGCGAACCCGTCAGCCTCAGCGCCTCACGTCCATGAGCATTGGGTAGCGCGCAGCGGCGTCCCAACGATCGTCGTCGATCCGATCCGCCACGCGACGGCTGAAGCGGCCGACATTCATCTGCAGCTCTTTCCCGGCACCGACGCGGCGCTTGCCTTCGCAATGCTCGCCGTCATCAAATCGGCCGGAAAGCTCGACCGCGATTTTCTTGCACGCCATTGTATCGGCTGGGACGACATCGAACCGCAGCTCGACGCTTGCACGTTGAGTTGGGCGGAGGCAACGACCGGCGTTCCTGCGTCCCTCATCGAAAAAGCGGCGCTGCTCTATGCGGACGGCCCATCGCTGCTATGGATGGGACAAGGCTTCCAGCGCCAGACATTCGGCGGCAACGCCATGCGTTCGGTGGGCCTGCTGCCACCAGCGACAGGCAACATCGGAAAGCTCGGCGCCGGTTTCCTCTATCTCAACGGCTGGGACGCCCGAGGCGTCGACGGCGGTTATCTTTCCGCTTCGCATCTCAACGCCGATCCCCAATCCGTCAGCCATATGGATCTCGCGGCGCGGCTCGAAAGCGGCGAGACGAAAGCGCTCTTCACCTGGAATAACAACATCGCAGCCTCGAGCCCGGAGCAGGCGCGATTGCGTCAGGCGCTGAGGCGCGAGGATCTTCTCCAAGTCACGGTCGATCTATTCCAGACTGATACGGCCGACTACGCGGATTTCGTTCTGCCCGCGGCAAGCTTTCTGGAGTTCGACGACGTCGTCATGTCGTATTTTACTCATTCCGTCTCGGCACAGGTTGCAGCCCTTCCGCCGCTAGGAGACGCGCTCCCCAATCAGGAGATCTTCCGGCGCCTTGCGGCTGCAATGGGTCTCACCGATCCTGAGCTGCGTGAGACCGACGGCGTCATCATCGAAACGATTCTGAGCCAAGCGCGCCCAGGACTCGATTTCAAAACACTCGCAGCCGCAGGCACGATGTACGTGCCCGAAGACCCGAATGTTCAGTTTGCATCCCACGACTATCGCACGCCGTCAGGAAAGATCGAAATGACCGGCGCGCAATTTGTCGAGGCCGGATTGCCGTCAGCCCCTGCCCCACTATCGGAGCGCCGTCCGGCTCTGGGCGAATACCGCATGCTGTCGCCTGCCTCCGAATGGCTTATGAACAGCAGCTACGCCAATGACGGCAAGATCGCCCGCCGTCTGCAAATGTGCGAAGCTTGGCTCAATCCCTCCGACGCCGAAACGATCGGCGTCGAATCCGGGAACCGGTTGCAGGTGAGCAGCAAGACCGGCTCCATCGAGTTGAGTGTTGGCATTTCATCGGCGGTTCCAGCGGGCGTGCTGCTGGCACCCAAAGGCCAATGGCCGAAGGCATCAGCCTCCGGAGCCAATATCAACGTCCTCAACCCCGGAGAAAAAGCCGACCTCGCTCAAAGCTGCGCAGTGCACAGCATCAACGTCACGCTGGCGAAGTCCCAGATCGCGACCTGA
- the speB gene encoding agmatinase has translation MSKTSHAPLRPRETDSAVFAPNIMGGSHEPMYGGVLSFMRRKLSRDLRNVDVAVWGIPFDAAVSNRPGARFGPQGVRRASAILEGDPQYPFHADPFETLAVVDYGDCSLDYGRHFDVPAQIEGQAREIVQAGATLLSIGGDHYVTWPLLKAHAEKHGPMALVQFDAHQDTWFDEEERIDHGSFVARAVHAGIIMPERSIQVGIRTHAPEDCGIEILYAHDVANLGVSGVLKHIAARVGDAKTYVTFDIDSLDPAYAPGTGTPVAGGLSSREALMILRGLGDLDIVGADVVEVAPAYDHADVTSIAGAAVLQHYLGLLAERKAKHGKKELLTRVAEHLL, from the coding sequence ATGTCGAAAACGTCCCACGCTCCGCTCCGCCCGAGGGAAACCGACTCGGCCGTCTTCGCTCCAAACATCATGGGCGGCTCGCACGAACCGATGTACGGCGGCGTGCTGTCATTCATGCGCCGCAAGCTGTCCCGCGATTTGCGCAATGTCGACGTCGCCGTTTGGGGCATCCCCTTCGACGCCGCTGTCTCGAACCGGCCCGGCGCACGCTTCGGACCGCAAGGCGTGCGCCGCGCCTCGGCGATCCTGGAAGGAGACCCGCAGTACCCCTTCCACGCCGACCCGTTCGAAACGCTGGCCGTCGTCGATTACGGCGACTGCTCGCTCGATTACGGCCGGCATTTCGACGTACCCGCGCAGATCGAAGGCCAGGCGCGAGAGATCGTTCAAGCTGGTGCGACGCTCCTGTCGATCGGCGGCGATCATTACGTCACCTGGCCACTGCTGAAAGCACACGCCGAAAAGCATGGACCTATGGCGCTGGTGCAATTTGACGCTCACCAGGATACTTGGTTCGACGAGGAGGAACGCATCGACCATGGCTCGTTTGTAGCGCGCGCAGTCCACGCCGGCATCATCATGCCGGAACGCTCGATCCAGGTCGGCATCAGAACGCACGCGCCAGAGGATTGCGGCATCGAGATCCTTTACGCGCATGACGTCGCCAACCTCGGCGTCTCCGGCGTCCTGAAGCACATCGCGGCGCGCGTCGGCGACGCCAAGACCTATGTGACGTTCGACATCGACTCCCTCGACCCGGCGTATGCACCGGGCACGGGCACGCCGGTCGCCGGTGGATTGTCATCGCGCGAAGCGCTGATGATCCTACGCGGCTTAGGCGATCTCGACATCGTCGGCGCGGATGTCGTAGAGGTTGCCCCAGCCTACGACCACGCCGACGTCACGTCGATCGCAGGCGCAGCCGTCCTGCAGCACTATCTGGGGCTGCTCGCTGAACGAAAAGCAAAGCATGGCAAGAAGGAACTTCTCACGCGGGTCGCCGAACACTTGCTCTGA